A section of the Leptospira kobayashii genome encodes:
- a CDS encoding TRL-like family protein, which yields MNLFFNYKSFQHFNGFRWVFFFFFFQLGCVNLGNPQGLGPTGTLYSSYRIGISENKEIETASKTGKACLKRYAFLYVTGDASLEAAAKNGRIIDIKSVNKEAFNILSVYSSLCTIVTGN from the coding sequence ATGAATTTATTTTTTAATTACAAATCGTTTCAGCATTTCAATGGTTTCAGGTGGGTTTTCTTTTTTTTCTTTTTTCAACTCGGTTGTGTGAATTTGGGAAATCCGCAAGGACTTGGACCGACAGGGACTCTTTACAGTTCTTATCGAATTGGGATTTCGGAAAATAAGGAAATAGAAACCGCTTCCAAAACGGGAAAAGCATGTCTGAAACGATATGCTTTTCTTTATGTGACCGGAGATGCAAGTTTGGAAGCGGCGGCAAAAAACGGACGAATTATAGATATCAAATCGGTGAACAAAGAGGCGTTTAACATTTTGTCGGTATATTCCTCTTTGTGTACGATTGTTACCGGGAATTAG
- a CDS encoding glycerophosphodiester phosphodiesterase, with product MKFRFIFRYLSLFFIFLLLADCSSSAIKNAPLNGKIDWQGHRGARGLKPENTWPAFEEAIQHKMTTLELDTVLTKDKRIVIHHDSETNPVICQNSDGSSIKKTSLYNLTLTELQALDCGSKKNPSFPEQVAVPGTKLITIEDFFQKVSEAEKKAKQKFLFNIETKFPDDGSASDSIVEEHTNLLVSAIEKAKVTDRTTIQSFDMRTIPFAQKKNSKIKTSALFAPTYPQGFLMTIGFGNGYREDIIEKTKSLKANIISPYFLYVTPEFVKQAHDSQIEVIPWTVNNEKEVYRLLGCGVDGVISDYPNLLRKVADSNSR from the coding sequence ATGAAATTTCGATTCATCTTTCGTTATCTTAGTTTGTTTTTTATTTTCCTTCTACTTGCAGATTGCTCATCCTCTGCAATTAAGAATGCACCCTTAAATGGCAAAATAGATTGGCAAGGACATCGTGGGGCTAGGGGCTTAAAACCGGAAAACACATGGCCCGCTTTCGAAGAAGCCATCCAGCACAAAATGACTACCTTGGAATTGGATACCGTTCTGACCAAAGACAAACGAATCGTGATTCATCATGACTCGGAAACCAACCCGGTGATTTGCCAAAATTCCGATGGATCTTCCATCAAAAAAACATCTCTTTATAATCTGACTCTAACCGAATTACAAGCATTAGATTGTGGATCAAAAAAGAACCCTTCCTTTCCTGAACAGGTGGCTGTTCCCGGAACCAAACTCATTACTATTGAAGATTTTTTTCAGAAAGTATCCGAGGCGGAAAAGAAAGCGAAACAAAAGTTCTTATTCAATATAGAAACAAAATTTCCTGACGATGGATCCGCCTCCGATTCGATCGTAGAAGAACATACGAATTTACTTGTTTCCGCAATTGAAAAAGCAAAAGTCACCGATCGAACCACAATTCAATCCTTTGATATGAGAACGATTCCCTTCGCACAAAAAAAGAATTCCAAGATCAAAACCAGTGCTTTATTCGCTCCTACTTATCCCCAAGGATTTCTTATGACCATCGGTTTTGGAAACGGTTATAGAGAAGACATCATAGAAAAAACGAAATCTTTGAAGGCCAATATCATTTCTCCTTATTTTCTGTATGTAACTCCCGAATTTGTAAAACAAGCTCATGATTCTCAAATTGAAGTGATTCCATGGACTGTAAACAACGAGAAAGAAGTTTATCGTTTGTTAGGCTGCGGGGTCGACGGAGTGATCTCGGATTATCCGAATTTACTTAGAAAAGTAGCGGATTCTAATTCCCGGTAA